In Asterias rubens chromosome 10, eAstRub1.3, whole genome shotgun sequence, the following proteins share a genomic window:
- the LOC117295960 gene encoding tyrosine-protein kinase CSK-like translates to MAQQEKWAPNTECIAKFNFEGATADDLSFKKGELVIISKATKDPNWYRARNEKGQEGMIPANYVQKREGVKRQTMPWFHGKISREKAEELLQPRSDGLFLVRESTNFPGDYTLCVSFLTTVEHYHILYHNNKLTIDEERYFENLTKLVEHYELDADGLCSSLKVALPKKGDLNYSVDSNAFVQSGWSINRKDIHVGDIIGKGNFGDVRQGTYMGRKVAIKQLKDDSKAAQTFLAEASVMTELRHPNLVQLLGVALPSGGSPMFIVLEYLEKGNLVDYLRSRGRTVIKQPQLLHFAIHVASAMAYLEAQNIVHRDLAARNVLISETDDAKVADFGLSKEAAVTQQGIKFPIKWTAPEALRRNEFSVKSDVWSFGILIWELYSFGKLPYPKLNLTVVVEHIEKGYRMTAPESCPDLIYKIMQQCWDIEPRKRPTFACILKTIKSLQRPL, encoded by the exons ATGGCTCAG CAGGAGAAATGGGCCCCGAACACGGAATGTATAGCCAAGTTCAACTTTGAGGGCGCTACAGCCGATGACCTGTCTTTCAAGAAGGGGGAACTTGTGATCATTTCAAAAGCAACAAAA GATCCCAACTGGTATCGCGCAAGGAATGAAAAGGGGCAGGAGGGAATGATACCAGCTAACTATGTACAAAAACGTGAAGGTGTCAAACGACAGACCATGCC GTGGTTCCACGGCAAGATCAGTCGAGAGAAAGCAGAGGAACTTCTTCAGCCTCGTTCTGACGGCCTCTTCCTGGTCAGGGAGAGTACCAACTTCCCCGGTGACTACACACTGTGTGTTTCTTTCCTTACAACAGTAGAGCACTACCACATCctatatcataataataaactcACTATAGATGAAGAAAGATACTTTGAAAATCTCACCAAATTAGTTGAG CATTACGAGTTAGACGCAGATGGGTTATGTTCAAGCCTCAAGGTGGCACTACCAAAGAAAGGCGATCTCAACTACTCGGTCGACTCAAATGCTTTTGTGCAAT CGGGCTGGTCCATCAACAGGAAGGACATTCATGTGGGGGATATCATCGGCAAAGGCAATTTTGGAG ATGTAAGACAAGGCACGTACATGGGAAGAAAAGTAGCAATCAAACAACTTAAAGATGACAGTAAAGCGGCTCAGACATTCCTTGCTGAAGCATCAGTCATGAC GGAATTACGGCATCCTAATCTTGTACAGTTACTTGGAGTAGCGTTACCCAGCGGTGGGAGCCCCATGTTTATAGTCCTAGAATATTTAGAGAAG GGCAATTTAGTAGATTATTTAAGATCTCGAGGGAGAACGGTTATCAAGCAGCCTCAGCTACTACACTTTGCCAT TCATGTGGCCTCAGCCATGGCATACCTGGAGGCACAAAACATTGTCCACCGAGACCTCGCAGCGAGAAACGTCCTCATCTCGGAGACCGACGATGCCAAAGTGGCGGATTTTGGTCTGTCCAAAGAAGCGGCTGTCACTCAGCAAGGAATCAAGTTTCCTATTAAGTGGACAGCTCCGGAGGCCCTTAGGAGAAAC GAGTTTTCCGTTAAGTCAGATGTATGGAGTTTCGGAATTCTTATATGGGAGTTGTACTCATTTGGAAAATTACCCTATCCAAAACTT AATCTAACCGTAGTTGTTGAGCATATAGAGAAAGGTTACCGCATGACGGCACCGGAGAGCTGCCCGGATCTCATCTACAAGATAATGCAGCAATGCTGGGATATTGAGCCCAGGAAGAGACCAACGTTTGCTTGtatcctgaagacgatcaaaaGTTTACAAAGGCCCCTCTAA